TACACTCGCACACTCATTCTCTTGCTCTCAGCTCTCCCTCTTTGCACACTGTCCCCCTGCCCTTTGTCTGTCTCAAGAACCCTCCTTTTCTACTATGTGAACACAGTGCTGAAACAAATCCTTGTTTCCAGAGTCAAACGTAAACTTTTGTTGTTTGTCGGGTGATATAAATTGTGTGGGAACTTTGCCTGAATTTGAGCAGCAGTGCTGGTAAAGGGTGTCATAAAAATAATTTTAGTTCAGTTTCAGTTGACTTTTTAAATGTTATGTtaatgttatatacagtatataaatgttTTACTGCAGTTTTACCAACAACATCCCAGAGTGGTGAATGAGTGGCTTTTTAACCATAGATTTTTATAAATACAGTTTGTAATACCTTCTGATTAAGATATTTACTGAGCTTGGTTTTGGGCTAAACATGTTTTGGCATGAGGTGTATAGTAGAATGAGtcattgggagagagagaaaggagggagagaaagcctTCCGTGACACAGTCACCTGTTCCCCAGGCCTGTTTTCCCATGGCCCAGTGTCCCGCTGTGCCCCTTACTGACCTGGCAGATGCAGGGAAACCCTGTAGCACAGCCCAGGAATTACATCACACACATTTTCATTAACATTAACCACAGGACCCCATTATCAAAACAAGTGTTGTCTTTTAGATTATCAGCTGAATGTAAATCAACTGTCTATATTAtatgcatttttttaaataaacgcaacatgaaaagtgttggtcccatgtttcatgagctgaaataaaagattccagaaatgctTCATACACacataaagcttatttctctaaaatgatgtgCACAAAcgtgttaacatccctgttagtgagcatttcttctttgccaagatgcaccttgtgctggggacaataaagaaCCACTCAAAACTGTGCAGTGTTGTCAagcaacacaataccacagatgtctcaagttctgagggagcatgcaattgacatGCCGACTGCAGGAAcaacagagctgtttccagagaattcaatgttctaccataagccgccgcCAACGCCATGTATTCCTATGTGTATGTATTATTACGGGATTGTTAAGAAAACAGAGGCATTGACATATTCTGTCCTAATATGGGACCTCATGAGTGTTTTTAGAAGTACAATGGTAATGTAACTACCCACATCTAATGGCACTATGGAGTAAACTAATGTGCTGCTCAAAATGATAGGTTCTATCTGGTTGCCTATATCTGATATATCCACATTTCATATGAGTGAAAAGACAACAAACCATGGCAACATGTGTTGCTTCAGAAATAGTATATAATATAAGAATATTTATTCAATTAAGTGCGAAACAGCTAAGTATTTACAAAAACAGTAGTGATGGACACCATAAGAGACAAAATCCTGAAACGTACTTcggaaaaaaattataatttaaaTCCTTCATTAGTAAAGTCGCCGGTGACCGACAAGCTATATATCAAGAAGACAGTAAAACAAAAACAGTGCTGAGAAAATTGCAAAAAGGATAATAGTTGtcaaaataaatattaaatacgGATATAAATTAAATGCATTTCTGTTCATATGGCTAAAATGATGCTGGCTACAGTATGGGCCTCAGTGCAGAAGTTGAAGTAACTGAGTGTAAGAGCAACATTTTCTGACACATTTTCTCTCCATCCTCAAGCACACAAGAGAGGACTTTCTTTCAGCCCAAGTACTCTTGCATTTTAGTTTAAAAAATGGATGGGTGTCTCTGAGACAGTGTGCGGTGCTTATACCTGGATATCTGATTTGGTTAACAAATAGTACAGCTACATATAATAGGAACTGAGGGAAGACTTAttacacagacagaaacaaatgATGACAAAACAAATAATGTCAACACAAATAATAATCAACAACGACAATAAATTAGTAATACAATGAAGGGTGCATCTTTATCTCTTCAGTAGTTCATTATGACCAGGTAGGTTGAGTTTAGTTGAGTCTCTCTCTCGGAGCATTCCATGCTCTCCCAGAGTAGGACACTAGACAGTGTAAATGTCATATCATTGTCTCTCTACACAATCATTCACAGAGTCACGGGCCTATGTATGTGCAGAAAGGTTGGAGGACCAGAGGCAGGGCTGTGTATGGATCTCTCCCCTGCCTGGCCAACCAACTTCACTTTCCCCTTCACTCGCTGTAGATGGTGCCCATCTGTGAGGCGACCATGTGTGGTGGAGGGAAGGATTCAAAGGCCTGGATGTCTAGGGGCAGTTCGTAGCGCGAGGCCTGGAAGAGGTGGCCCTGAGGCCCTGGCAGCCCGgccagggaggagggggggtagtgGGGTAGGGACGAGAGGTAATGGGAAGGGTGGGAGGGGTAGTTCCTCTCAGCCTCGTGGGGGGAAGGTTCCTGCTTCAGGGCAAAGTTGCCACTGATGCTGAGGGGGGGTGTGAGGGGCCCGTCGTAAGGGGGGGTGCCATTGCTACTACACTCATTAGGGGAAGGGTGCTGTTCGTAGGGCCCTCCCTCGAAGCTCTTCATATGGAGGAGGTGGGAGGCCTCCAGGGACCCGTAGGGGGGGCTAGGCAGGCCTGGAGAGGGGTAGTGACCACTCAGGGGGTGATGGCCACCAGGTTGCCCTGCTACAACACTACCAACTCCTGGAGCTCCTCCAAAGGGCTTGTCATCCAGCTTGTTGATCATTTTGGGGGCAGAAGCCCCCAGCTGGAGACACCCAGCCACAAGGTTGCTAGTGGGCTGGGACAGGCCTTTACACAACATCTCTGTGAAGCCGTGGCTCTCTGGGGACTGACCGCTCTCCAGCACCTCAGACAGGGCCCAGATGTAGTTGCGGGCCAGCCGCAGGGTCTCGATCTTGGATAGTTTCTGGGTCTTGGAGGCGCAGGGCATGACCTTACGTAACACATCTAACGCGTCGTTCAACCCGTGCATGCGGGACCGCTCGCGGGCATTGGCCTTGGTGCGTCTCGCCTTGAACCTCTCCTGTCTGCCTCTGgccatcttcttcttcttgggcCCCCTCCGTTTGGGCGCCTCATTCTCTCCGTCCATTCC
This genomic stretch from Oncorhynchus kisutch isolate 150728-3 linkage group LG24, Okis_V2, whole genome shotgun sequence harbors:
- the LOC109868996 gene encoding neurogenic differentiation factor 4-like, giving the protein MMTKRFGKPGEGDVSELVSSLAWLDEDLSSQDGERGPEMGGRYGLGPGGHGSIELGSEDMEDQEEEDNYNDDDEETGMDGENEAPKRRGPKKKKMARGRQERFKARRTKANARERSRMHGLNDALDVLRKVMPCASKTQKLSKIETLRLARNYIWALSEVLESGQSPESHGFTEMLCKGLSQPTSNLVAGCLQLGASAPKMINKLDDKPFGGAPGVGSVVAGQPGGHHPLSGHYPSPGLPSPPYGSLEASHLLHMKSFEGGPYEQHPSPNECSSNGTPPYDGPLTPPLSISGNFALKQEPSPHEAERNYPSHPSHYLSSLPHYPPSSLAGLPGPQGHLFQASRYELPLDIQAFESFPPPHMVASQMGTIYSE